The SAR202 cluster bacterium genome contains a region encoding:
- a CDS encoding class II aldolase/adducin family protein, translating to MTETRAARAAIVETALRMAELGLTSGSSGNISVRLPSAGGRDLMAVTPKGVRYRGMTPDDIPVVDFELEPVEGERTPSSESLMHVAIYRARPDVQAVVHTHAVHSSVFAVTGDEIPPVLDEVVVYLGGPIKVSDYGFPGTQELADNMVRALGERNAAIIRNHGAVGVGRSLKDALDACVLTERVAQVVIYAAMIGKASPLPPDVVEKEMAIFRMKQRGR from the coding sequence ATGACCGAAACCCGCGCGGCCAGGGCCGCCATAGTCGAGACCGCCCTCCGCATGGCGGAACTCGGCCTCACCAGCGGCTCCTCCGGAAACATCAGCGTCAGGCTGCCCTCCGCCGGCGGGCGTGATCTGATGGCAGTGACGCCGAAGGGAGTGCGATACCGGGGCATGACGCCGGACGACATCCCGGTGGTAGACTTCGAGCTGGAGCCGGTGGAGGGCGAGCGGACGCCGTCCTCGGAGTCGCTCATGCACGTGGCGATCTACAGGGCGCGGCCGGACGTGCAGGCGGTGGTCCACACTCACGCGGTGCACTCCAGCGTATTCGCTGTCACCGGCGACGAGATACCGCCGGTGCTCGACGAGGTGGTCGTGTACCTGGGCGGCCCCATAAAGGTGTCCGACTACGGTTTCCCCGGCACGCAGGAGCTGGCGGACAACATGGTCCGCGCGCTGGGAGAGCGGAACGCCGCGATCATCCGAAATCACGGCGCCGTTGGCGTGGGCAGGAGCCTGAAGGACGCGCTGGACGCATGCGTCCTGACCGAACGAGTGGCGCAGGTGGTAATCTACGCGGCGATGATCGGCAAGGCAAGTCCGCTCCCGCCGGACGTGGTGGAAAAGGAAATGGCGATATTCCGGATGAAGCAAAGGGGAAGGTAA
- a CDS encoding NAD-dependent epimerase/dehydratase family protein encodes MSEPARRIAVTGAAGYIGNELVKRLASTPGVDRVLAIDIRPMQDAVPECVDFAQQDIAKPFDHLLSANAIDTVVHLAYILRPGHNRAAIRKINVGGTANLLTACANAKVKKIVYLSSTSVYGAHPDNPELLTEDAPTRPVRGFQYSENKAQAEQLILAYSKRRPGVVTTVLRACPVMGPGADNFIARAFLKPFLVAAGKADPPMQLLHEADLSSVLARSLAADSPGVYNVAGEGTIRWPEMAAMLKRKVFHLPPGILYPATDLLWSLRMQNESPACGLDFIRYRWTADTEKVKREMGITFKHTSREAWQAFARRRAGPP; translated from the coding sequence ATGAGTGAGCCCGCACGGCGGATCGCCGTAACCGGCGCCGCCGGCTACATAGGCAACGAGTTAGTTAAGCGCCTGGCGTCAACGCCGGGGGTTGACCGCGTGCTCGCCATAGACATCCGCCCTATGCAGGACGCGGTCCCGGAGTGCGTCGACTTTGCTCAGCAGGACATTGCGAAGCCGTTCGACCACCTCCTCTCTGCCAACGCCATCGATACCGTCGTGCACCTTGCCTACATCCTCCGCCCGGGGCACAATCGCGCTGCTATCCGCAAGATCAACGTGGGCGGCACCGCCAACCTTCTGACTGCGTGCGCCAACGCGAAAGTCAAAAAGATCGTATACCTCAGCAGTACGAGTGTTTATGGGGCGCACCCCGACAACCCCGAGCTGCTCACGGAGGACGCGCCCACCAGGCCGGTGCGCGGCTTCCAGTACAGCGAGAACAAGGCGCAGGCCGAACAGCTCATTCTCGCCTACTCGAAGCGTCGGCCGGGGGTGGTGACCACGGTGCTTCGGGCTTGCCCGGTCATGGGACCCGGCGCGGACAACTTCATCGCCCGCGCATTCCTTAAGCCCTTCCTGGTCGCCGCGGGCAAGGCGGACCCGCCCATGCAGCTGCTGCACGAAGCTGACCTCTCCTCAGTGCTCGCCCGGAGCCTCGCTGCCGACTCTCCAGGTGTGTACAACGTCGCGGGCGAGGGGACTATCCGCTGGCCTGAGATGGCGGCGATGCTCAAGCGAAAGGTCTTCCATCTGCCGCCGGGCATCCTATACCCCGCCACTGACCTGCTCTGGTCGCTACGCATGCAGAACGAATCCCCGGCATGCGGCCTGGACTTCATCCGATATCGCTGGACTGCCGATACGGAGAAAGTGAAACGAGAAATGGGCATAACGTTCAAGCACACCTCGC